From the Phyllobacterium sp. T1293 genome, the window ATGGATAGTCTATTGGCACGAACACGTAAATTCGAGTTCAACCAAAGCCAGTTTTTGATCAGCCGCCTGCATGGCGAGTGGAAACTCTTCCTCAACGGCATTCTTTTCTCCGGTGTCGCTCTGGTGTTTTTTGCGATTGCATGGTGGCGCAGCCGCGCGCAACAGGTCACGCCGAAGGCGGGCTGGACCGATGGTGAGACCTTTGTCGGCCGCATTATCATGTTTGCGCTGGTCTGCGTTTTCATTGGCGTGCTGATCAGCGGTGCCGCCGAGGTCAAGGATCGCTGGCTGCAACCGGTGCTGTTCCTGTCGCCGCTCTATCTGGCGCTTTTACTTGGGCGCTATATCGCGTCGGACCTGCCGCTCAAACGTTTCGCGATCGTCGGCGCTCTCTGCGGTCTGGCGGTCATTCCGGTTCTGGCCTTTAATATCCTTCATGCCCGTGATGGCGGTGTGCCTTCCATCGGGCAGTTGGACTATGCAAAACTCTTTGCTGCAACGCGCGCCGACGGGAATTACCGGACGGTTGTTTCGGATGGACCGCAACTGCCGGGCAATTTGCGCCTGTTTGATGGAACTGTCAGTCCTGTGCATTGGGAAATGCCCAATGCTGCGGCGCGTATTCAGTTTCCAGCGCTGTTTGTCTGGTTTGGCGAAGGCATGAACCCGGTGGTGCAGGGGCTCATGCAAAGCGCTGGCATTACCAATCCGCCCACCGACATCAAACAGGTGACGCTGAGCTATAAATATTATCCTGATCAGACCAAGATTGTGAGCTACGTGATTGTTCCAGCGCGCTAAGGCGCCGGAACAATACTCTCATACTTCCTCGACAAACACCTCGTCGCGTTTCTTGCGGATGCTCGGCAGCAGCACAACCACCAGCACTGCAGCTGCAAGCAGCAGCAGCGACAGGCTGATCGGGCGGGTGACGAAGGTCGATGGATCGCCGCGTGACATGATCATGGCGCGGCGCAGATGTTCCTCAAGCAGCGGTCCAAGAACAAAGCCCAGCAGCAACGGCGCCGGTTCACAGCGCAGTTTGGCGAGGACATAGCCAATCAGGCCGAAGAAGGCGACGGCAAACAGGTCGAACACGTTTGAGTTGACGCTGTAAACGCCAATCGCGCAAAAGGCGATGATCGCCGGGAACAGCATGTAATAGGGGATCGTCAGCAGCTTCACCCACAGGCCGATCAGCGGCAGGTTGAGCAGGATGAGCATCAGATTGCCGATCCACATGGAAGCGATGATGCCCCAGAACAGGGCAGGCTGCTCCGTCGCCACATTGGGGCCGGGGACAATGCCCTGAATGATCATTGCACCGATCATCAGTGCCATGACGGGGTTGGCGGGGATGCCAAGCGTCAGCATTGGGATAAATGATGTCTGCGCACCGGCATTGTTGGCGGATTCCGGACCGGCAACACCCGCAATGGCACCCTTGCCGAATTCCTCCGGGGTTTTCGACATGCGCTTTTCAACCGTATAGGAGGCGAAGGAAGCGAGGATCGCGCCGCCGCCGGGCAGGATGCCAAGGGCTGAGCCTATGGCCGTCCCGCGCAGGATCGGCGCTGTCATTTCCTTCCAGTCTTGCCGCGTTGGCCAGAGATTGGTGACTTTCTTGATCATAACCTCACGGTCATGCTCGTTTTCGAGATTGCGCAGGATTTCGGCAATGCCGAATACACCCACAGCAACCGCGACAAAGTTGAGCCCATCGGATAGTTCAAGAATGCCGAGATTGAAACGTGGCGTTCCCGTATAGATATCGGTGCCGACGAGCCCCAGCAGCAGGCCAAGAACCACCATCCCGAGCGCCTTGACCACGGAGCCATGGGCGAGGGCGATGGAGGAGACAAGGCCGACAATCATCAGTGAAAAATATTCAGCTGATCCGAACTTCAAGGCAATAATGGTCAGTGGCGGCGCGAAGACCGCAACGAGAAAGGTCGAGACCGTTCCGGCAAAAAAGGAGCCAATGGCTGCAATGGCGAGAGCCGCACCGGCCCGGCCTTTTCGCGCCATCTGGTAGCCATCGATAGCAGTAACTGCAGAAGACGACTCCCCCGGCATATTGATGAGGATTGCGGTGGTCGATCCGCCATATTGCGCGCCGTAATAGATGCCAGCGAGCATGATCAGGGACGAAACCGGCTCAAGCTGAAAGGTTATCGGCAACAGCATGGCGATTGTGGCCGTTGCGCCGATACCGGGCAGCACGCCAATCAGTGTGCCAAGGATGACGCCGATAAAGCAGAAGAACAGGTTCCACGGCGAGGCGGCGGTCACGAAACCGAGGACGAGATTGTTCAAAAGATCCATGTGCAGCCCCTCACAGTCCGAGCCATGGACCGAACCGCCTGAAGGGCAGTCCGAGCGCGTAGCTGAAAACGATCACGGAAAATAACGTCAGTCCCCCCACCAGAATGAGTGCCAGACCCGGTTTCATCTTGACGCTGGCAAAAGCGGCCCAGAGGCCGGTTATGAACAGCGCGGGCACAAAGCCGAGCCCACGTACCGTTAAACCAAAAATAACCGGTGCAGGCAGGATGAAAAGAATGCCGCGCCAGGCGATTGGGCCCATTGGCTCATGTTCGAGCTGTGTTCCCTGAATGATAACGATGACACCCAGCACGATCAAAATGCAGGCAAGGACGAGCGGAAAATAGCCCGGACCCATGCGGAATGCCGTGCCAAGCTCAAGCCCGTAAGCCTGAATGGCGAAAACAAGGCCCGCTGCAATGAACAGAAGCCCGCAAATCAGATCGCGTGAACTGAAACTCAACGATTTCATAGAACCCCCACAGTGCCTTTTTTGGCTTTTTGTGACCGATACCCGACTTCATCTCCCCCGGTTTGAGGGGAGATGATTTGGTAAAAAAACGGCAAGGCCGCTTGTTTAATCGGCGTACTGTCCGGCTGCTTCGATCACAGGCTTCCAGCGTGTGACTTCGCTTTCTAGCTTGCTCTTGAGACCGGCAGGTGTTGCTTCCGCATCGCTGACGGGCACAGTACCAAGCTCGGCAAAGCGGGCGATAATGTTCGGGTCCTTCAGCGCCTTTTGAAGCGATGCCGACAGCTTCTCCGTGACATCTTTCGGTGTACCCTTCGGCGCGTAAATGCCATGCCAGATACCGACTTCAAGGCCGGGCAGGCCTGCCTCGGCCACGGTTGGGACATCAGGCAGAGCGGCAAGGCGCTTGGCCGATGTCACGGCATAGGCTTTGATGGTGCCGCCCTTGATCTGCTTGGTCGTGTTTGTTGTCTGGTCGCACATCAGGTCGACCTGTCCGCCCAGAAGGTCCGTCATGGCAGGACCCGTGCCCTTATAGGGAACTGTTACCAGCGGCGTCTTGATTTCGCTCATGAACAGCATGCCGCACAGATGCGATGCCGCGCCAATACCGGCATTGGCGAGACTGACCTTGTCAGCATTGGCTTTCACGTAATCAACCAGACCTTTGAGATCTTTTGCCTCAAAATCCTTCTTGGCGACAACGGTCATGGGAACATCCGTAACAAGCCCGACATATTCAAAGGCATTGAGGGTGTCGTAGGGCAGTTTGCGATAGAGCGTCGCGCTGGTAGCCATGCCGATGTGATGCAACAGCAGCGTGTAACCGTCAGCATCCGCCTTGGCCACTTGCGATGCACCAAGCGTGCCACCGGCACCGCCGACATTTTCAACGATGATCTGCTGACCGAGGTCTTTTGACATGGATTCGGCCACAAGACGCGTCACCGTGTCAGTTGGTCCGCCAGCCGAGAACGGTACAACCATCGTGATATTTCGCTCCGGATAACCAGCCGCATAAGCGCCGGTCGAAAGCAGGGCGATGGCAGCCGTGGCCGCAAATGAGATTGAGAGTCCGCGCATTAAATTCCTCCCCGAGCAATGCGTTTATATCAGTACAATGGGTTTTGCCGTGATGGCTGCCATATCCATTGTTCCTCCGAGGATATTGGCAGTCTCGTTGCGGCGCCTTGCACTTGATCCTATCGGACTTAACCAGAGCGCCCATGTCAAGTAATTCATTGGTATTGCGATTTTTTTTGATGAATGCGCCGCGAAAGCGTCTTTATTGGTATATGCATTGTCAAAGCAGTGAATGAGGTGATGAGATGAGCAGACAAGCCCCAACCGGTAACAAACCGCAAGCATGGACAGAATCAGCCCCCTTGCTGGTGGATGTCGCCATGGGCCGCAGTCATGCCGATCTTGTCGTGCGCAATGGCCGTCTTGTCAGTGTTTATTCGGGTGAAATCATCGCAGGTATCGATATTGCCGTTGTTGCCGGACGATTTGCCTTTGTCGGCCATGGTGCGGAACATTGCATCGGGCCGAAGACCAAGGTTATCGATGCGGGCGGGCGTTACCTCGTGCCGGGTCTTTGCGATGCCCATATGCATGTCGAAAGCGGCATGGTGACCGTCACCGAATTTACGCGCGCCGTCATTCCACATGGCACGACTTCGATGTTCATTGATCCGCATGAAATCGCCAATGTGCTCGGTTTGGAAGGCGTCCGTCTGATGCATGATGAAGCGCTCGCCATGCCCATTAATGTGCATGTGCAGATGCCAAGTTGTGTGCCTTCAGCTCCCGGTCTTGAGAATGCGGGTGCTGCCATCAGCCCTGATGATGTCGCTGAGGCAATGACCTGGCCTAATATTGTCGGGCTGGGCGAGGTGATGAATTTCCCCGGTGTCGCCAATAATGATCCAACCATGCGTGGTGGTATCGATGCGACGGTTAAGGCGGGCAAGACCGTCGGCGGACATTTTGCTTCACCGGAACTCGGACGCGCTTTCCATGGCTATGTGGCAGGTGGTCCGGAGGATGACCATGAAGGCACGCGCATGGAGGATGCGATTGCCCGGGTGCGTCAGGGCATGCGCGCCATGCTGCGTCTGGGCTCGGCGTGGTATGATGTGGCCAGTCAGATCAAGGCGGTGACGGAGCAGGGCATTGATCCGCGCAATTTTATCCTGTGTACCGATGACAGCCACTCCGGCACGCTTGTTAATGATGGCCATATGGACCGGGTGGTCCGCCATGCAATTGCGCAAGGCCTGAAGCCTGTCACAGCGATCCAGATGGCAACGCTCAACACCGCTCAGCATTTTCGCATGGAGCGGGAGATCGGCTCGATCACGCCCGGTCGTCTCGCCGATTTTCTGATTGTGTCGGACCTTGCCAATCTCACCATCGACCGGGTCTATGGTCGCGGCGTGCTTCTGGCGGAAAAGGGCAAGCTTGCAGCGGAGATTCCCGTTTATAACTATCCGGCTTTTGCCAAGAACACGATCAAACTTGGCAAGAAGCTCAATGCCAAGGATTTCGATATCAAGGCGCCGAGACCCACCAAGCACGTTACGGCACGGGTGATCGGCGTTATCGAAAATCAGGCACCGACCAAGGCGCTTGAGGCAGAGCTACCGGTTTCCGATGGCATCGTGCAGATGGATCGGCGCAACGATGTCTGCCAGATCGCGCTGGTGGAGCGGCATCGCGGCACTGGTGCCGTGGTCAATGGGTTTGTCTCAGGCTTTGGTTACACGCTTGACTGTGCCATGGCGTCGACCGTCGCCCATGATAGCCACCATATGATCGTTGTCGGCACCAACAAGGATGACATGGCCAAAGCCGCCAATCGTCTGGGTGAAGTCGGCGGCGGTGTGGTGCTGTTCTCAAAAGGGCGGGAACTGGCGCTGGTGGAAATGCCGATTGCTGGTCTCATGTCCGATCAGCGGGCGGAAGTTGTTGCCGCCAAGGCCGATAAGCTTGTCAATGCCATGCGCGCCATGGGATGCAGTCTCAACAACGCTTATATGCAGCATTCGCTGCTGGCACTTGTGGTCATTCCTGAATTGCGTATTTCCGATGTCGGCATTATCGATGTCAGAACATTCGAGAAGGTTGACCTGTTCCTATGACTGCATTCATCAAGGCTGTGGACCGCGCGACAGAGAAAATGCGCGCGCTGTTCCCGGAAACACCGCTGCAACTCAATCATTATCTCTCGCAGAAGTACGGCGCGCAGATTTGGCTGAAACGCGAGGACCTATCGCCGGTTCGTTCCTACAAGATCCGTGGCGCGTTTAATTTCATTGCCCATTATCTGAACGAGCATAAATCTGAGGATTCAACCTTCGTTTGTGCTTCCGCAGGCAATCATGCACAGGGTTTTGCCTTTATTTGCCGCCATTTTGGCAAACATGGCGTGGTTTTCATGCCTGTCACAACCCCGCAGCAAAAGATCGACAAGACGCGGACTTTTGGCGGCGAGTTCATCGAAATCCGTCTTGTCGGCGATATTTTCGACCAATGTTATGCCGCCGCACAAGATTTCGCTGCGGAAAAGGGCGCGGTCATGGTGCCGCCCTTTGACCATGCGGATATCATCACCGGGCAGGCGACCGTCGCCCATGAGATTGCGGCGCAGCTTCCTGACAAGCGCAAACCGGACCTGATCATCCTGCCCGTAGGCGGCGGCGGGCTTTCGGCGGGTGTTACCCGTTATCTTGGCGATCTTGGCTGGGAGACGCGCTTCCGTTTCGTTGAACCTGCGGGAGCACCGAGCCTCAAACGCAGCCTTGAAGCCGGGAAACGGGTCAAGCTTGATACGGTCGATAATTTTGTCGATGGCGCTGCTGTTGCCGAAATCGGCCGGGAAAACTTCAAGCTTCTCAAAGAGTTCACGGCTGATTCTGTGATGTTGATTCCGGAAAACCGACTGAGTTCAACCATCATCGAGATGCTGAACATTGAAGGTATCGTGGTGGAGCCTGCCGGTGCTCTTGCCATTGATGCGCTCAAGGATTTCAAGAAGAGCGAGCTGAAGGGCAAGCACATTATTCTCGTCATTTCAGGCAGCAATTTCGATTTCGAACGCCTGCCGGAACTGAAAGAACGCTCACTGCGCTATGAGGGGCTGAAGAAGTATTTCATTTTCCGCTTCCCGCAACGTCCGGGTGCATTGCGCTCGTTTCTGGATCTTCTCGGACCCGAGGATGATGTGGCGCGGTTTGAATATCTCAAGAAATCGGCACGCAATTTCGGCTCGGTTCTGATCGGCATCGAAACCAAGCAAAAGGCGAACTTTGATGCCCTGTTCCAGCGCTTTGATGAAGCGGGCTGGGCCTATCAGGATATCACCGACAACGAAACAATCGCTGGGCTGATTATCTAATTTCTTGCGATTGCAGTTGGTTGAATCGCCTGTAAGATTGCTACAGGGGTAATGGATTGACGGATGCGAGGGGAAAATCCCGGCGTCAGGTCTGAGGTGGCATGGGGCGTAGAACGACCTATATCATTCTGTTTCGCGGCGTCGGCGGTGCAACATCGCTGCCGGTGCAGCCGTTGAAGACTGCCTTGCTGGAGGACGGCTTCGAAAAGGTCGCCACTTATATCAATACCGGCAATGTCGTTCTTGTATCTGACCGAACACCAAGACAAATCGTTCAAAGAATTGCTGATATCACCTTGGAAAAGTTTGCTTTTTCCAAATCCATCATGATTGT encodes:
- a CDS encoding tripartite tricarboxylate transporter TctB family protein, whose translation is MKSLSFSSRDLICGLLFIAAGLVFAIQAYGLELGTAFRMGPGYFPLVLACILIVLGVIVIIQGTQLEHEPMGPIAWRGILFILPAPVIFGLTVRGLGFVPALFITGLWAAFASVKMKPGLALILVGGLTLFSVIVFSYALGLPFRRFGPWLGL
- a CDS encoding tripartite tricarboxylate transporter substrate binding protein BugD gives rise to the protein MRGLSISFAATAAIALLSTGAYAAGYPERNITMVVPFSAGGPTDTVTRLVAESMSKDLGQQIIVENVGGAGGTLGASQVAKADADGYTLLLHHIGMATSATLYRKLPYDTLNAFEYVGLVTDVPMTVVAKKDFEAKDLKGLVDYVKANADKVSLANAGIGAASHLCGMLFMSEIKTPLVTVPYKGTGPAMTDLLGGQVDLMCDQTTNTTKQIKGGTIKAYAVTSAKRLAALPDVPTVAEAGLPGLEVGIWHGIYAPKGTPKDVTEKLSASLQKALKDPNIIARFAELGTVPVSDAEATPAGLKSKLESEVTRWKPVIEAAGQYAD
- a CDS encoding ArnT family glycosyltransferase — translated: MPAIPVQMPMNAIKRFASENPGLLFVLLYFAFQVFFLTSISNGAGVDDAEQLAYVGALQWGYGGSQPPLYTWINSVAGDVLGISMFTVFLVKFGMLASLFISVYAGARLLGLSKAVAAAGMVGVFLLPQIAWESQRTLTHSVGATTGCAWAFLAFAWHMKSRSWLSAALLGLGIAAGLLGKFNAGFFLIGLILAGFSIPAYRAVLLSPKSILTLVVFWGAITPTGLWALSHMDSLLARTRKFEFNQSQFLISRLHGEWKLFLNGILFSGVALVFFAIAWWRSRAQQVTPKAGWTDGETFVGRIIMFALVCVFIGVLISGAAEVKDRWLQPVLFLSPLYLALLLGRYIASDLPLKRFAIVGALCGLAVIPVLAFNILHARDGGVPSIGQLDYAKLFAATRADGNYRTVVSDGPQLPGNLRLFDGTVSPVHWEMPNAAARIQFPALFVWFGEGMNPVVQGLMQSAGITNPPTDIKQVTLSYKYYPDQTKIVSYVIVPAR
- the ade gene encoding adenine deaminase; translated protein: MSRQAPTGNKPQAWTESAPLLVDVAMGRSHADLVVRNGRLVSVYSGEIIAGIDIAVVAGRFAFVGHGAEHCIGPKTKVIDAGGRYLVPGLCDAHMHVESGMVTVTEFTRAVIPHGTTSMFIDPHEIANVLGLEGVRLMHDEALAMPINVHVQMPSCVPSAPGLENAGAAISPDDVAEAMTWPNIVGLGEVMNFPGVANNDPTMRGGIDATVKAGKTVGGHFASPELGRAFHGYVAGGPEDDHEGTRMEDAIARVRQGMRAMLRLGSAWYDVASQIKAVTEQGIDPRNFILCTDDSHSGTLVNDGHMDRVVRHAIAQGLKPVTAIQMATLNTAQHFRMEREIGSITPGRLADFLIVSDLANLTIDRVYGRGVLLAEKGKLAAEIPVYNYPAFAKNTIKLGKKLNAKDFDIKAPRPTKHVTARVIGVIENQAPTKALEAELPVSDGIVQMDRRNDVCQIALVERHRGTGAVVNGFVSGFGYTLDCAMASTVAHDSHHMIVVGTNKDDMAKAANRLGEVGGGVVLFSKGRELALVEMPIAGLMSDQRAEVVAAKADKLVNAMRAMGCSLNNAYMQHSLLALVVIPELRISDVGIIDVRTFEKVDLFL
- the ilvA gene encoding threonine ammonia-lyase IlvA, whose amino-acid sequence is MTAFIKAVDRATEKMRALFPETPLQLNHYLSQKYGAQIWLKREDLSPVRSYKIRGAFNFIAHYLNEHKSEDSTFVCASAGNHAQGFAFICRHFGKHGVVFMPVTTPQQKIDKTRTFGGEFIEIRLVGDIFDQCYAAAQDFAAEKGAVMVPPFDHADIITGQATVAHEIAAQLPDKRKPDLIILPVGGGGLSAGVTRYLGDLGWETRFRFVEPAGAPSLKRSLEAGKRVKLDTVDNFVDGAAVAEIGRENFKLLKEFTADSVMLIPENRLSSTIIEMLNIEGIVVEPAGALAIDALKDFKKSELKGKHIILVISGSNFDFERLPELKERSLRYEGLKKYFIFRFPQRPGALRSFLDLLGPEDDVARFEYLKKSARNFGSVLIGIETKQKANFDALFQRFDEAGWAYQDITDNETIAGLII
- a CDS encoding tripartite tricarboxylate transporter permease, which translates into the protein MDLLNNLVLGFVTAASPWNLFFCFIGVILGTLIGVLPGIGATATIAMLLPITFQLEPVSSLIMLAGIYYGAQYGGSTTAILINMPGESSSAVTAIDGYQMARKGRAGAALAIAAIGSFFAGTVSTFLVAVFAPPLTIIALKFGSAEYFSLMIVGLVSSIALAHGSVVKALGMVVLGLLLGLVGTDIYTGTPRFNLGILELSDGLNFVAVAVGVFGIAEILRNLENEHDREVMIKKVTNLWPTRQDWKEMTAPILRGTAIGSALGILPGGGAILASFASYTVEKRMSKTPEEFGKGAIAGVAGPESANNAGAQTSFIPMLTLGIPANPVMALMIGAMIIQGIVPGPNVATEQPALFWGIIASMWIGNLMLILLNLPLIGLWVKLLTIPYYMLFPAIIAFCAIGVYSVNSNVFDLFAVAFFGLIGYVLAKLRCEPAPLLLGFVLGPLLEEHLRRAMIMSRGDPSTFVTRPISLSLLLLAAAVLVVVLLPSIRKKRDEVFVEEV